A region from the Geobacillus vulcani PSS1 genome encodes:
- a CDS encoding IS110 family RNA-guided transposase: protein MDVIYPRCAGLDVHTETIVACALWEEEGEIQKEIQTFSTFSKGLGDLLEWLEDHGVTHVAMESTGVYWKPVFAFLEGYVDLTLANPQRIKNVPGRKTDVSDAEWIAKLLRHGLIEKSFVPPAPIRELRDFTRLRKKWVGQLSSEKNRIQKVLESSNVKLGSVLSDLFGVSGRNILARLLEKGYVDKDELDQCLRGRLKTKKQAVYDSLLGTLTEHELCLLRLLWKHVEECERLIEEVDQHIDRLLEPYREEVDLLMTMPGIKKQTAAVIIAEMGTDMSVFETPERAASWTGLSPGNHESAGKRKSTRTTKGNPHLRSALCEAAWSAARSKTHPLSRKFWSLAARCGKKKALIATARRMLVIIFCMISRKESFRQPQLI, encoded by the coding sequence ATGGATGTCATCTATCCTCGCTGCGCAGGATTGGATGTTCATACCGAAACTATTGTCGCTTGTGCCCTATGGGAAGAAGAGGGGGAGATTCAAAAGGAGATCCAAACGTTCTCAACGTTCTCGAAAGGGCTTGGCGACCTGCTCGAGTGGCTCGAAGACCATGGGGTCACCCATGTCGCCATGGAATCCACCGGCGTGTATTGGAAACCGGTCTTTGCCTTCCTCGAGGGCTATGTCGACTTGACTTTGGCCAATCCGCAGCGGATCAAAAATGTCCCGGGAAGAAAAACCGATGTCTCTGACGCCGAGTGGATCGCCAAGCTGCTCCGCCATGGACTCATTGAAAAAAGTTTCGTCCCCCCAGCGCCGATTCGTGAACTGCGGGATTTTACCCGCCTGCGCAAAAAGTGGGTCGGACAGTTGAGTTCAGAGAAAAACCGGATTCAAAAAGTGCTGGAGTCTTCCAATGTCAAGCTGGGCTCCGTCCTCTCGGATCTCTTCGGCGTTTCCGGACGAAACATCCTTGCCCGGCTGCTCGAGAAGGGATACGTGGACAAGGACGAGCTGGATCAATGCCTGCGCGGCAGGCTCAAAACGAAAAAGCAGGCGGTGTACGATTCGCTGCTGGGCACCTTGACCGAACATGAGCTCTGTCTCCTTCGCCTCTTGTGGAAACACGTGGAGGAATGCGAGCGGCTCATCGAAGAAGTCGACCAGCACATCGACCGCCTGCTCGAGCCGTATCGGGAGGAAGTGGACTTACTGATGACCATGCCTGGAATCAAAAAACAAACCGCCGCCGTCATCATCGCCGAGATGGGAACCGACATGAGCGTCTTTGAAACGCCGGAACGGGCGGCTTCATGGACGGGGTTGTCCCCCGGCAACCATGAAAGCGCCGGAAAGCGAAAGAGCACGCGCACCACCAAAGGCAATCCCCATCTTCGATCAGCGTTATGCGAGGCGGCATGGTCAGCAGCTCGATCCAAGACACATCCCTTGTCCCGAAAATTTTGGTCGTTGGCGGCCCGATGCGGGAAGAAAAAAGCCCTCATCGCCACGGCTCGACGAATGTTGGTGATCATCTTTTGCATGATCTCCCGCAAAGAGTCGTTCCGCCAACCACAACTCATTTAG
- a CDS encoding DUF1540 domain-containing protein → MAKDVLCEVRNCRYWAEGNRCSAEAIYVVSHAGKMAADSTETDCKTFVPAHEA, encoded by the coding sequence ATGGCGAAAGATGTTCTTTGCGAAGTTCGCAACTGCCGTTATTGGGCGGAAGGGAACCGCTGCAGCGCTGAAGCCATTTACGTGGTCAGCCATGCAGGGAAAATGGCGGCCGATTCAACGGAAACAGATTGCAAAACGTTTGTTCCGGCCCACGAAGCATAA
- the menB gene encoding 1,4-dihydroxy-2-naphthoyl-CoA synthase, with the protein MPFEWVKQYDYEDIIYETYNGIAKITINRPEVHNAFRPKTVNEMIDAFTKARDDANIGVIILTGAGGKAFCSGGDQKVRGHGGYVGEDEIPRLNVLDLQRLIRVIPKPVIAMVAGYAIGGGHVLHVVCDLTIAADNAIFGQTGPKVGSFDGGYGAGYLARIVGHKKAREIWYLCRQYTAQEALEMGLVNKVVPLEQLEEETVKWAQEILEKSPTAIRFLKAAFNADSDGLAGIQQLAGDATLLFYTTEEAKEGMRAFKEKRKPDFSQFPRFP; encoded by the coding sequence ATGCCGTTTGAATGGGTAAAGCAGTACGACTATGAGGACATTATTTACGAAACGTACAACGGCATCGCCAAAATTACGATCAACCGTCCGGAGGTACATAACGCATTTCGGCCGAAAACGGTGAATGAGATGATCGATGCGTTTACGAAAGCGCGCGACGATGCAAACATCGGCGTCATCATTTTGACCGGCGCCGGCGGCAAGGCGTTTTGCTCGGGCGGGGACCAAAAAGTGCGCGGCCATGGCGGATACGTCGGCGAGGATGAAATTCCGCGCCTCAATGTGCTTGATTTGCAGCGGCTCATCCGCGTCATTCCGAAACCGGTCATCGCGATGGTCGCCGGATATGCGATCGGCGGCGGGCATGTGCTCCATGTCGTCTGCGATTTGACGATCGCCGCGGACAACGCCATCTTCGGCCAAACCGGACCGAAAGTCGGCAGCTTTGACGGTGGCTATGGCGCCGGCTATTTGGCCCGCATCGTCGGCCATAAAAAGGCGCGGGAAATTTGGTATTTGTGCCGCCAGTATACGGCGCAAGAAGCTCTCGAGATGGGGCTTGTCAACAAAGTCGTGCCGCTTGAGCAGCTTGAGGAAGAAACAGTGAAATGGGCGCAAGAAATTTTGGAAAAAAGCCCGACGGCCATTCGCTTCTTAAAAGCGGCATTCAACGCCGACTCCGACGGTTTGGCCGGCATCCAGCAGCTCGCCGGAGACGCGACGCTTCTCTTCTACACGACCGAAGAGGCGAAGGAAGGCATGCGGGCGTTCAAAGAAAAACGGAAGCCGGACTTCAGCCAATTTCCGCGCTTTCCGTGA
- the menD gene encoding 2-succinyl-5-enolpyruvyl-6-hydroxy-3-cyclohexene-1-carboxylic-acid synthase — protein MADALSVYVAALVDGLAQAGVAEAVISPGSRSTPLAMAMAAHPGLRLYMNIDERSAAFFALGLAKAKQRPVALVCTSGTAAANYGPAVVEAYYSRVPLVVLTADRPHELRDVGAPQAIDQLHLYGRYAKWFVDLALPEETDDMLRYVRTMAARAVQTAAGSPCGPVHVNAPFREPLVPHIDEAVWERVRTASGTPQVWRGLPTLPPEEAAALARQLSAAERGLIVCGPLDRPGFAEAVTELARALDFPILADPLSQLRAGWHDKTYIIDSYDAILREETAAAKLVPDVVLRFGAMPVSKPLFLWLKRHRAIRQIVVDDGGWRDPTLSADSFVQSDERLLCLQLLEWVKPRENKSAWSAIWREMNAATRAALERHLPEEEWFEGKVFTELADLLPAGAALFVGNSMPIRDADTFLFATDKPLRILANRGANGIDGVVSSALGASVAAPPLVLVIGDLSFYHDLNGLLAAKMHSLSATIVLLNNNGGGIFSFLPQARHKGPFETLFGTPTDLSFAHAVEMYGGRHTVPHHWTEFRRHVSESLSSGGLHVIEVRTSRAENVRMHRLLWSEVAREIAKYLESRGMA, from the coding sequence ATGGCTGATGCCTTGTCTGTTTATGTAGCGGCATTGGTGGACGGGTTGGCGCAGGCCGGGGTGGCGGAGGCAGTCATCAGCCCCGGTTCGCGCTCGACGCCGCTCGCGATGGCGATGGCGGCCCACCCTGGCCTTCGCCTATATATGAACATCGATGAGCGCTCCGCCGCGTTTTTCGCTCTCGGCTTGGCGAAAGCGAAGCAGCGGCCGGTTGCGCTCGTATGCACGTCCGGAACGGCGGCGGCCAACTATGGGCCGGCGGTTGTCGAGGCATACTATTCGCGCGTGCCGCTCGTGGTGCTGACGGCCGACCGGCCGCATGAACTGCGCGATGTCGGAGCGCCGCAGGCGATTGATCAGTTGCACTTATACGGACGCTACGCCAAGTGGTTTGTGGACTTGGCGCTGCCGGAAGAGACGGATGACATGCTGCGCTATGTGCGGACGATGGCGGCAAGAGCCGTCCAAACGGCCGCCGGTTCGCCATGCGGGCCTGTGCATGTGAACGCGCCGTTTCGCGAGCCGCTTGTCCCGCATATCGATGAGGCGGTGTGGGAGCGGGTGCGGACAGCGTCAGGAACGCCGCAAGTATGGCGCGGCCTCCCGACGTTGCCGCCCGAAGAAGCGGCGGCGCTCGCTAGGCAGCTATCGGCGGCGGAACGCGGGCTGATCGTCTGCGGACCACTCGATCGCCCTGGATTTGCCGAGGCGGTCACCGAGCTGGCGCGAGCGCTTGATTTTCCGATTTTGGCCGATCCGCTTTCCCAGCTGCGTGCTGGATGGCATGACAAAACGTACATCATTGACAGCTATGACGCCATATTGCGAGAGGAAACGGCCGCTGCCAAGCTCGTTCCGGACGTCGTCCTTCGCTTTGGCGCGATGCCTGTGTCGAAACCGCTCTTTTTATGGCTCAAGCGCCATCGCGCGATTCGCCAAATTGTGGTCGACGATGGCGGCTGGCGCGATCCGACGTTGTCCGCAGACAGTTTTGTCCAGAGTGATGAACGGCTGCTTTGCCTCCAGCTTCTCGAATGGGTGAAGCCGAGGGAAAACAAAAGCGCGTGGTCGGCGATATGGCGCGAGATGAACGCGGCCACCCGCGCGGCGCTTGAGCGCCATCTGCCGGAAGAGGAATGGTTTGAAGGGAAAGTGTTCACAGAGCTTGCCGATTTGCTTCCGGCCGGAGCGGCGCTGTTTGTCGGCAACAGCATGCCGATTCGCGATGCGGATACGTTCCTCTTTGCAACGGACAAGCCGCTTCGCATTCTCGCCAACCGCGGCGCCAACGGCATTGACGGAGTCGTCTCGAGCGCCTTGGGCGCCAGCGTTGCCGCGCCTCCGCTTGTATTGGTGATCGGTGATTTGTCATTTTACCACGATTTGAATGGCTTGTTGGCGGCGAAAATGCATTCGTTGTCGGCCACCATTGTGTTGTTGAACAACAATGGCGGCGGCATTTTCTCGTTTTTGCCGCAGGCGCGCCATAAAGGGCCGTTTGAAACGCTGTTTGGCACGCCGACCGATTTATCGTTCGCCCACGCTGTCGAGATGTACGGCGGCCGCCATACGGTGCCGCACCATTGGACGGAGTTCCGCCGCCATGTATCGGAATCATTGTCATCAGGCGGGCTTCATGTGATTGAGGTGCGCACGTCGCGCGCGGAAAATGTCCGAATGCATCGATTGTTGTGGAGCGAGGTTGCCCGGGAAATCGCAAAATATCTCGAATCAAGAGGAATGGCATGA
- a CDS encoding 1,4-dihydroxy-2-naphthoate polyprenyltransferase has translation MQPLTHMDHRPPAHRDWRVFWRLTRPHTLTAAFVPVCVGTVLALRETSIDGLLFAAMMIASLLIQAATNMFNEYYDYKRGLDSAESVGIGGAIVRDGLKPKTVLALAFGCLGAAVLIGVYICAESSWWLAAVGTICMAAGYFYTGGPIPIAYTPFGELAAGFFMGFVIILISFFIQTGYISDGAVLTAIPVAILVGAILLANNIRDLDGDREKGRKTLAILIGRDWAIRLLAIMFALAFLWTAALVAFHIVPPWALLALLSIPKAVAATRGFIGKIKPIEMMPAMKATAQTNTQFGFLLAAGLLIAYWL, from the coding sequence ATGCAACCATTGACACATATGGACCATCGCCCGCCGGCACACCGCGACTGGCGCGTTTTCTGGCGGCTGACGCGGCCGCACACGTTGACGGCGGCGTTTGTGCCTGTATGCGTCGGCACGGTGCTGGCGCTTCGGGAAACATCGATCGATGGGCTGTTGTTTGCCGCAATGATGATTGCCTCGTTATTGATTCAAGCCGCGACGAACATGTTCAACGAATACTATGACTACAAGCGCGGCCTCGATTCCGCGGAATCGGTCGGCATCGGCGGCGCCATCGTCCGCGACGGTCTCAAGCCGAAAACAGTGCTCGCTCTGGCGTTCGGCTGCCTTGGGGCGGCCGTGCTGATCGGCGTCTATATTTGCGCCGAAAGCAGCTGGTGGCTCGCCGCTGTCGGAACGATTTGCATGGCGGCCGGCTATTTTTACACCGGCGGTCCGATTCCGATCGCCTATACGCCGTTTGGCGAACTGGCAGCTGGGTTTTTTATGGGCTTTGTCATCATTTTGATTTCGTTTTTCATTCAAACAGGCTATATCAGCGACGGAGCGGTGCTCACCGCCATTCCGGTCGCGATTTTGGTCGGCGCGATTTTGCTGGCGAACAATATCCGCGACTTGGACGGCGACCGTGAAAAAGGGCGAAAGACGCTCGCCATTTTGATCGGCCGCGATTGGGCCATCCGCCTGCTTGCCATCATGTTCGCTCTTGCCTTCCTTTGGACGGCCGCACTCGTTGCGTTTCATATCGTTCCGCCCTGGGCGCTGCTTGCGCTGTTGAGCATCCCGAAAGCGGTTGCGGCGACGCGCGGATTTATCGGCAAAATCAAGCCGATCGAGATGATGCCGGCCATGAAAGCGACGGCGCA
- a CDS encoding o-succinylbenzoate--CoA ligase translates to MTTMPNWLKQRACLTPERMAVSDGKQEKTFAELYEAAAAWARRLARAGVKEGDVVALLMKNRIEMVEIIHALFLLGARVLLQNVRLTPYELGWQLDDSGARLVIADEELAGRLSGDGRVLTIGALAGLPEAVASFKETCDLEETATIMYTSGTTGTPKGVLQTYGNHWWSAVGSVLNLGLHERDCWLAAVPLFHISGLSIAMRSVIYGMPMRLQTSFDPKEANEWIMRGDVTIMSVVAAMLQRMMAELREARYPDTFRCMLLGGGPAPLPLLEACKEKGIPVYQTYGMTETASQVATLAPEYSLTKLGSAGKPLFPAELRIVKNGRQAAPYEEGEIVVKGPNVTKGYLHRPEETKQAIRDGWLYTGDMGYLDEDGFLYVLDRRSDLIISGGENVYPAEVEAVLLSHPAVEEAGVTGVEDETWGQVPYAFVRLKHTAAADEAALRAFCRERLAKYKVPARIYFVDELPRNAAQKLLRRELKRLIPKTEQTDSAENACSESGKGRGLA, encoded by the coding sequence ATGACGACGATGCCAAACTGGCTGAAGCAACGGGCATGTTTAACCCCGGAGCGGATGGCTGTAAGCGACGGCAAGCAGGAAAAGACGTTTGCCGAGCTGTATGAAGCGGCCGCAGCTTGGGCACGGCGCCTTGCGCGGGCGGGCGTCAAGGAAGGGGATGTAGTCGCGCTGCTCATGAAAAATCGCATCGAAATGGTCGAGATCATTCATGCGCTGTTTTTGCTCGGCGCCCGCGTCTTACTGCAAAACGTGCGCCTGACGCCCTATGAGCTTGGCTGGCAGCTCGACGACAGCGGGGCGCGGCTTGTCATCGCCGATGAGGAGCTGGCCGGCCGCCTCAGCGGCGACGGGCGCGTTCTTACCATAGGTGCGTTGGCTGGGTTGCCGGAAGCGGTCGCTTCCTTCAAAGAAACGTGCGATTTGGAGGAAACCGCCACGATCATGTATACGTCTGGGACGACCGGCACTCCGAAAGGCGTCTTGCAAACGTATGGCAACCATTGGTGGAGCGCGGTCGGCTCGGTGCTCAATTTAGGCTTGCACGAGCGCGACTGTTGGCTGGCCGCTGTGCCGCTGTTTCACATCAGCGGCCTGTCGATCGCCATGCGCAGCGTCATTTACGGCATGCCGATGCGGCTGCAAACATCATTCGACCCGAAAGAAGCGAACGAATGGATCATGCGCGGCGACGTGACGATCATGTCAGTCGTGGCTGCCATGCTTCAGCGGATGATGGCTGAGCTCAGGGAAGCCCGCTATCCCGATACATTCCGCTGCATGCTGCTCGGCGGCGGGCCGGCGCCGCTCCCGCTGCTTGAGGCGTGCAAAGAAAAAGGCATCCCGGTGTACCAGACGTACGGGATGACGGAAACGGCATCGCAAGTCGCGACGCTCGCGCCGGAATATAGCTTGACCAAACTCGGTTCCGCCGGCAAGCCGCTGTTTCCGGCCGAGTTGCGCATTGTTAAGAATGGGCGACAAGCCGCGCCGTATGAAGAAGGGGAAATTGTGGTCAAGGGGCCGAATGTGACGAAAGGCTATTTGCACCGCCCCGAGGAGACCAAACAAGCGATCCGCGATGGCTGGCTGTACACAGGCGATATGGGTTATCTCGATGAGGATGGGTTTTTGTATGTGCTGGACCGCCGTTCCGATTTGATCATTTCCGGCGGTGAAAACGTCTATCCCGCGGAAGTTGAAGCAGTGCTGCTGTCGCATCCCGCTGTCGAGGAAGCCGGGGTGACCGGCGTCGAGGATGAAACGTGGGGACAAGTGCCATATGCGTTCGTCCGCCTGAAACACACAGCGGCGGCGGATGAGGCGGCGTTGCGGGCGTTTTGCCGCGAGCGGCTGGCGAAATATAAAGTGCCGGCCCGCATTTACTTTGTCGACGAACTGCCGCGCAACGCCGCGCAAAAACTGCTGCGCCGAGAGCTGAAAAGGCTCATTCCAAAAACGGAACAAACAGATAGCGCTGAAAACGCTTGTTCCGAAAGCGGAAAAGGCAGGGGCCTCGCCTAG
- a CDS encoding isochorismate synthase: MAIGFRQHLRQQLHKAAADAARPFVSWTEPWEGLDPLSFFLLGPSCGFRERFFWSDRSGSTIFAGLGVAYAIETEKMGDRFDDMEAGRRRWEGMTEPCGAADGPPILFGGFSFDPHRPRAEWWRGFPAGKLVAPAALLAVRNGRTTLTVTVPTDQKGRDWERIGRLLDRLDGSMSVSKRLPPLMANEEEEKERWLAAVREAIAAIRARELDKVVLARARRLTFAEAVDAAAVLGRLREQQPFSYLFAFEQDGRCFLGASPEQLVQKEGETCRSVCLAGSVRRGGGLEEDERLGAWLQQDRKNREEHQFVVQMIGRLFASVCDTVEMPPAPQLLKLPHIQHLCTPVIGHGCRERSVLRLVELMHPTPALGGTPRDRALEAIGALEPLDRGWYAAPIGWVDGEGNGEWAVAIRSALLVGKEAVLFAGCGIVADSHPDSEYEETNVKMIPMLSALGVMNDG; this comes from the coding sequence GTGGCGATTGGATTTCGACAACACTTGCGGCAACAATTGCATAAAGCGGCGGCCGATGCGGCGCGGCCGTTTGTCAGCTGGACGGAACCGTGGGAGGGCCTCGACCCGCTTTCTTTTTTTCTGCTCGGTCCGTCATGCGGGTTTCGCGAACGGTTTTTTTGGTCGGACCGAAGCGGGAGCACGATCTTCGCCGGCCTCGGCGTTGCGTATGCGATCGAAACGGAGAAGATGGGCGACCGGTTTGACGACATGGAGGCAGGACGCCGCCGATGGGAGGGCATGACGGAGCCGTGCGGAGCCGCAGATGGGCCGCCCATCTTGTTCGGCGGGTTTTCATTTGATCCGCACCGCCCGCGCGCTGAATGGTGGCGCGGTTTTCCGGCCGGAAAGCTTGTGGCGCCGGCTGCGCTTTTGGCCGTAAGAAACGGGCGAACGACGTTGACCGTTACCGTGCCGACCGATCAAAAAGGAAGGGATTGGGAACGGATCGGGCGGCTGCTGGATCGGCTTGACGGCTCGATGTCCGTTTCGAAGCGCCTCCCGCCTCTCATGGCGAATGAGGAGGAAGAGAAAGAACGATGGCTGGCAGCGGTCCGAGAAGCGATCGCCGCGATTCGGGCGCGGGAATTGGATAAAGTGGTGCTCGCCCGCGCCCGGCGTCTGACGTTTGCCGAGGCGGTGGATGCAGCGGCTGTGCTTGGGCGGCTTCGCGAACAGCAGCCGTTTTCTTACCTTTTTGCCTTTGAGCAAGACGGCCGTTGTTTTCTCGGCGCCTCGCCGGAGCAGCTTGTGCAAAAGGAAGGGGAGACGTGCCGGTCGGTCTGCCTCGCTGGATCAGTGCGGCGCGGGGGCGGCCTTGAGGAAGATGAGCGTCTTGGCGCCTGGCTGCAGCAAGATCGGAAAAACCGCGAGGAGCATCAATTTGTCGTGCAAATGATTGGCCGCTTGTTTGCTTCCGTTTGTGATACGGTTGAGATGCCGCCTGCACCGCAGCTGCTCAAGCTGCCGCACATCCAGCATTTATGCACCCCGGTCATCGGCCATGGCTGTCGGGAGCGCTCAGTGCTCCGCTTAGTGGAACTGATGCATCCGACCCCTGCGCTCGGCGGAACGCCGCGCGATCGAGCGCTGGAGGCGATCGGCGCCCTTGAGCCGCTTGACCGCGGATGGTATGCGGCGCCGATCGGCTGGGTGGATGGCGAAGGCAATGGGGAGTGGGCGGTTGCCATTCGATCGGCCTTGCTCGTCGGGAAGGAAGCCGTGCTGTTTGCCGGTTGTGGCATTGTCGCCGATTCCCACCCCGACAGCGAATATGAAGAGACGAACGTCAAAATGATCCCGATGTTATCGGCGTTGGGAGTGATGAACGATGGCTGA
- a CDS encoding DUF2325 domain-containing protein produces MASLLVVGADHLGHITDKLERSGFREIIHLNGRKVNMVKRDIPEHVDAILVMIDYVNHNLAKKVKEKAKSKDKPIYFAKRSWSSIHAVLE; encoded by the coding sequence ATGGCATCACTGCTTGTTGTCGGAGCCGATCATTTAGGCCATATTACCGATAAATTGGAGCGTTCCGGATTCCGGGAAATCATTCATCTTAACGGACGGAAAGTGAATATGGTGAAACGCGATATTCCGGAGCATGTCGACGCCATATTGGTCATGATCGATTACGTGAACCATAATTTGGCGAAGAAAGTGAAAGAAAAGGCGAAAAGCAAAGACAAGCCCATTTATTTTGCAAAACGGTCATGGAGCTCGATTCACGCCGTATTGGAGTAG
- the menH gene encoding 2-succinyl-6-hydroxy-2,4-cyclohexadiene-1-carboxylate synthase — protein sequence MTMMANGVRYHVEQYGEGEPLLLLHGFTGSADTWRLFVPFWPNFRLIAVDLLGHARTEAPKDIRRYRIERAASDLATLLDQLGIEEANVLGYSMGGRLALAFAVWHPHRVRRLVLESSSPGLKTEAERRARREADEALARRIEQDGIRAFVDYWERLPLFATQRMLPEPVRAAIRRERLRHTATGLANSLRGTGTGVQPSFWERLGELAMPVFLVCGERDEKFCRIAAHMHERLPNSELVCVKGTGHAIHVERPGIFAKIVSEFMTKGGSVNAV from the coding sequence ATGACCATGATGGCGAATGGGGTTCGTTACCATGTGGAACAATACGGTGAAGGAGAACCGCTTCTATTGCTTCATGGGTTTACGGGCAGCGCGGACACGTGGCGGCTGTTCGTGCCGTTTTGGCCGAACTTCCGCCTGATCGCCGTCGATTTATTGGGCCACGCACGGACTGAGGCGCCAAAGGACATCCGGCGGTACCGGATCGAACGTGCAGCCTCCGACTTGGCAACATTGCTTGACCAACTTGGCATCGAGGAAGCGAACGTGCTCGGCTATTCGATGGGCGGCCGGCTTGCGTTGGCGTTCGCCGTTTGGCATCCGCACCGCGTCCGCCGTTTGGTGCTGGAAAGCAGTTCGCCCGGCTTGAAAACGGAAGCGGAGCGGCGCGCACGGCGGGAAGCGGATGAAGCGTTGGCGCGCCGGATTGAACAGGATGGCATCCGTGCGTTTGTCGATTATTGGGAGCGGCTGCCGCTTTTCGCCACGCAACGGATGCTTCCGGAGCCGGTGCGGGCGGCGATTCGCCGCGAGCGGCTCCGCCATACGGCAACGGGGCTGGCCAACAGTTTGCGCGGGACGGGGACCGGCGTGCAGCCGTCGTTTTGGGAGCGGCTTGGTGAACTGGCCATGCCTGTGTTCCTTGTTTGCGGGGAGCGCGATGAGAAGTTTTGCCGCATCGCGGCCCACATGCATGAGCGGCTGCCCAACAGCGAACTTGTGTGCGTCAAAGGAACCGGGCATGCAATTCACGTGGAACGGCCCGGCATTTTTGCTAAAATAGTAAGTGAATTCATGACAAAAGGGGGAAGTGTAAATGCCGTTTGA